The Methanothermobacter sp. sequence CCGCGGCAAATGGAGCAATAGAACTATGCATACAAGGAGGCCTACACCCCGACGTGGACACATACTTCTATGAGGATATTTTAAGGGCCATAAAATCCGAGCTCCCAAAAATACACGTCCACGCATTCTCACCAATGGAAATATATTATGGATCAAAAAGTGCGGAACTTTCGATAGAGGAAACTCTAAGGATACTTAAGAAGGCAGGATTAGATTCTATGCCAGGAACGGCAGCTGAAATCCTAGATGATAATATTCGACGTGTTATCTGTCCAAAAAAGCTCAATACGAGAGAATGGATTGAAGTGATAGAAACTGCCCATAAAACAGGCATCCCTACAACCTCAACCATCATGTATGGTCATATAGATGAAGCTGAAGAAAGGATAAAACACCTTGAAATTCTGAGATCTATCCAAGAGCGTACAGGCGGATTCACAGAATTCGTACCATTACCTTTCATGCACAAAAATACAAGAATATACCATAATGGGCTTGCGAAGGCTGGGAGTACTGGGACGGAAGACTTGAAACTTTATGCTATTGCAAGATTAATGTTCAGAGATCTTATAAAGAATATACAAGCATCATGGGTTAAACTAGGATTCAAATTCGCACAAATGTGCTTATTGGCAGGGGCAAATGATCTCGGCGGGACACTCGGCGAAGAGAACATTTCAAGATCGGCTGGGGCGTCATACGGCGTTAGCGCGGAAGTTGAAGAAATGAAAAGAGTTATAATAGATATTGGTAGAACACCCGCTATGAGGGACACACTCTATAGAAGAATACAACCAGTCACTCAACCCTATCTATGATTATCCTGTCACCTTCCTCCACTTCTTGGAAGATTTCAAGGTTTTCTATGATCTTACCTATATGGTTAACCTCAGAATAAGGTTGACTTGACCCGAAAAAAATACAGAAGGCATAACCTGGAGGCCAATAAGATATATCACCCATAGTAGCTGTTTTGGACGGATTCTCATATTCTATGGTCAATGGTATGTCAAAGTAGACCTCTTCAAGCCATATGAGGGCTCTGCCCTCCAATGGCAGATTATCATAGATAATCCGGGCCGTTTTAGGGTTTCTATCATCCAATTCTCCAATCGCATGACCTTTCCCTTCGACTTCTATCTTGATCCTCATCTTTCATACCCTCCTGGGAACCCTTTCTAAATTTGGGGGGGTTTCTCACTTTAAAACTCTTTTTAGATTTATTTGACCTTTTAGCTTCTGAAGGGCTAACCCTTGGGAAGTGTGTTGCCGCCAACCAGCTTAAATTAATGGGGGGACATTGAAAATCGCCTACAGGATCCTTTTATCGGGAAGTTTAGTTAAACTTTCCCATTCTTTGATTATTTGAACGCCACTTGAGGTTCCTATTCGATCAGCTCCAGCCTCTATCATGGCAAGTGCGGTTTTAAGATCTCTTATACCACCAGAGGCTTTAACGCCCATACTTTTCCCTACCACAGATCTCATCAGCTTCACATCTTCTAAAGTGGCTCCTTTAAGGTTGCAATAAGAAGTTGATGTTTTAACATAATCCGCACCGGCTTTTTTACTTATTTTGCAAGCTAGTATTTTTTCTTTTTCTGTTAGATATGCTGTTTCTATTATGACCTTGACTATATTGTCTTCGGCGACTTCAACCACTCCTTTTATATCCTCGGTGACAAGGTCTAGTTCTCCGGATTTTAGCGCCCCTATATTTATAACCATGTCCAATTCACTGGCCCCATCTTTTATAGCCTCTTTGGCTTCAAAGGCTTTTACTCTTGGGGTGGTGCTGCCTGTTGGGAATCCTATAACAGAACCTACTTTTACTGGTGTGCCATTGAGTATTTTGGATGCTAATCTGACATTAGTTGGGGTTACCATTACACAGCCAAACCGGTAATGGGCAGCCTCCTTACATAATCTTATTATGTCATCTGTTTTTGCATCAGCTTTTACATTTGTATGATCTATGAGACGTGCAAAACTTTCTTTTTCCATATTATCCGCTCATTTTAACATTTTTGCCATGTATGGGCCCTCTTTTCCGTACCCAAGCCTTCTGTAATAATTTCTTACCCCTATTCCGCTTGTGATTAATATTTTTTCTTTGTTGTTTTTGAGGGCTAATTCTTCTGCCCAGGATAATAGTTTCTCTCCATATCCTGAATGTTGTCCAATGCCCTCTCCCGGTTCGCCAAGGGGGAGCATGGGCCCGTAGACATGTAATTCTCTTACTAGGGCCGTTTTTTCGTTAATTTCTTTTCGGTGGGCTTTCTTGGATGGTAGTCTTAGTCTGAGGAATCCGATGAGAATATTATTTTCAGGGTCTTCGTAGGATAGGAAGAATTCTTTTCCACCTGTTGCTTTGTAGACTTCTTTTAGGGGTTTTATGTTGTCTGGGTTTATATTGGCACCCTCTGATAGTCTGTGTCCTATTTCTCTGCATCTTATGCATTGGCATTGTATGCCTTCTTCTTTGAGTTTCTTGTAGACTATTTCTCCAAGGTTTGATTTTTTAACCCCATCAACGATTAGGTGTGATGGTATATCACGTTGTATTCTCATTGTACGAACCCATTTTGGTAGCATTTTCTTTATTTGGACGATTAATTCAGCCGCTTCTTCTGTATTATATGGTTTGTATTCTCCTTTTTTCCATAACTGATATAGTTGGCTGTTCTTTGTAACTAGGCATGGGTATATTTTTATCATGTCGGGTTTGAAGGATGGGTCTGAGAACAGTCTTTTGAAGATTCTAAGATCCTTTTCGAAGTCTGCGAATAAGCCTGGCATGAGATGCATTGCGACTTTGATCCCTGAATCTCTCAAGATTCTGTTAGATTCTATAACATCCTGGATGTTATGGCCTCTTTTTATTCTCTGGTATATGTGGTTGTATATTGTTTGGACTCCGAGTTCTACTCTTGTGACTCCAAATGATAGCATCCTATCTACGTCTTCTTCTTTGCAGTAGTCGGGTCTTGTTTCGAATGTTAGGCCGACGCATCTTATTGGTGCTTTTTCGTTGGCTGATTGGACCTCTTTTAGGGGTATGTGATCGTTATATTTTGGTAGTTTTATTTTGAGGTTTTTGATCTTGGCTCCGAAGTCTATCATTGCCTTTAGGCATTGTGTTATGAACCATTCCTGGTAGCATAGTGTCTGGGATGGGAATGTGCCCCCCATTATGATCAGTTCTACTTTATCTGTGGGGTGTCCTATGCTGTGGAGTTGCTTTAGTCTATTGTATACTTGGTGATATGGATGGAAATTGTACATTCTTGCTCTGAGTGCTGCTGGTTCTTCTCCTGTGTAACTTGGGGGTGCTTTTTCGCTTTCCGGACAATATAAGCACCTTCCATGGGGGCATGGATGAGGTTGGCACATTACGGCTACTATCGCAACCCCAGAGATTGTCCTTGTAGGTTTTTTTCTTAAAAGTTCTTCTATGATTTTTCTTTCTTTTTTTGTGGCATGTTTTAGTATTGTGGAGTTGCCTATGAATTTTTTAAGTTTGAAATCCTTACAAACTCTGCGTTTCAAATTTTCGAGTTCTTCTCTTGTCTTTACCCTTCCTTTGACTATTTCTTCTATTATTAAGCGACAGGCGCTTTCCATCCTCTGAATTTCCTCCTTCAGCTCTTTGTTCTTCTCATGATGTCAAGGGTTCTTATGAGGTCTGTTTTTGATATTATCCCGACGAGTTTGTTGTCTTTGAGGACTGGTAATCTTCCAAGGTCGTGGCTGGTTAACTTTTCCAAGGCTGTCATGGCATCATCATTGATATCTACTGTGATAACATCCCTTGTCATCACTTCTTGAATGGGGGTATCTTTTTCGGCGTTTGATAGGTCATGGAATGTTACTATACCTTTAAGTTTGCCATTCTCTGTTACAGGGTATCCCATGTGCTTGTATTTGAATACTGTTTTAAGGGCTTCTTCAACTGTTGAGGAAGGTTTAAGCGTGATAGGCTCTGGTGTCATTACATCACCTACTTTAACCCCTTCAAGTAATGATGATATGAATACTAGCCTGTATTCTTGTTCAGCGCCGATATAAATGAAAAGGGCTATTAATATGAGGAATAGGTTGAAGAATATTCCAGCCATTGCCATGAGCACGGCGAGAAACTTCCCAAGGTTCGCGGCGACTTCTGTTGAACGTAGATAGCTCATCTTCTCTGCTAATAACGCTCTTAATATTCTGCCACCATCCATTGGAAATGCTGGTATCAAGTTAAAGAATGCTAGCACTACATTTACTAGTATGAAATTGGCCATAAATTCTGTTATTGCCTGTGGGAATATTCTTGTGGATCCTATGCCATAGAGGGTGAATGCTATTATCAAGTTTGTTAGGGGTCCTGCGATGGATATTAAAAGTTCTTGGCGGGGTACGCGAGGTATTTCCTCCATCTTGGCAATACCACCTATGGGGAGTAGGAGTATTTTCTCTATTTTCACTCCGAAATGGCGTGCTACATATGAATGTGCCAATTCATGGATGACAACTGTCACAAAGACCAATGTTATAAGCACAGCAAGCTCTAATGAAATTAAATTTAAAAATGCCAAGAAGTATATGGAGATTATCAATATTAGGAATGAAAAATCTAATTCTATGGGTATACCGAAAATCTTGAATATTTTTATGGATGTTTTCATAGATTAAATTTTTATCCTATGAAAAAATATATATTCCTATTATAATAAGATATATTATCGTAGAGAGTTGGTGTTTTGATGTTGGTCTCTGAACTTTTAGGTAAAAAGGTTCTTGATAAAAACGCCCTAGAAGTGGGTAAGGTATCTGATATGGAGATAGACCTTAAGAAGGGGATGATAAATTCTGTGATCATATCGAAAGGAGAGTTATCCCTCAGGCCACAGACATTCATCGTAAATATCGACGAAATACAGAAAGTGGGTGATTATGTTATAATGGATATAGCCGTTGAGGAGGTTTCAGAGACTCCTAAGGAGGAACCGACTAAACTTTCACCTGAAAAGGAATAATAGAAATTTGGGGGGTATTATATTGGAGATAGTTGATGGGAGAGGAAAAACGATAACTGTAGGCTCTATTGTGAGATATACCGGTACCGGTACTACTGGGGAGGTTTCAGGGCTTAAAGTAGAGGATAATCAAGGATGGGCTAGGCTCGCCGACTCAGACCTATGGTATAATACTGAGTATCTTGAAGTGGTGGACAAAGCAGAGTTTGAAAGAAAAGAATCTGAAAAGAGGGAAAAGATAGAGAAGCATCTTAAGAAGCTTAAAAAGATGCGAGAGGATCTTGAAGAGGTTGACATGGGCTCAGAGGTCTGTGATGGTGGAGGTTAACTTTTCGAGTTTTTTCCTATTTTGGATCAGCTCCTCCACCCTACTTCAGATTCTTGAGTATAAAAATTGGGGGGTGTGAAATATTAATGGAACTAGATCACTTGGACTTGTAACATTAATCCTAGGAGTGCTGATATTGATTTTCCCATTGGCATCCATATTTACACTCAGCGTTCTTAGCGGAGTCGCCATCCTATTTATAGGATTATGGTTGTTCATTCTAGGGGCAAGAACATGGTCAATCAGCAAGGGACCTGGTATACTCTACCTGATACTGGGTATATTTGGCATAATCCTGGCAATTGCCATTATAGGTAACATCACATTATTCAGTGTTTTAACGGCATTCTGGATTTACCTTGTTGGTATAATCCTGATAATAGCAGGTATAGCAAGTTTATTTGCTAGGGAGGAGAAGTCAACTAGAATAGCCAGCTTAGCAGTGTGTATAATAGGGGTCATATATCTGGTAGTGGGGACATTCGCAAGGGATCCTATCTTCCTTGCTTGGTTAATCGGCTTAGCACTTGTCATTGATGGGATAGGGCTTCTCATATAACCTCAGGGTCTTGTACGCTGACGCAGAACCTGCAAAGAGCACCTGGAGTGTCCATTTGCTTTTCTTTAACAGGACAATAATAAACATTTTTTCTTTTTTTCACCATTAATCCACCTGGAAACCGGGTCCCAACAGGGTGTATCGGTTCTTCTCTTATGAATGTTGCATATACACTTATTATCCTTGCAATTTTCTGGAAACACTTCTCAGGCTTATCCTTGGCATTCTTGAGTTGCTCATCAAGAAATTCTATAAATTCAATTAATCTTTTAGTATTTACTGGTCTGTTATATTCTTTTTTATCCTTTTCATTTTTCACATCTCTCATCCTATTGAAAAAGGCCTTTGTAAATCTTTTAATAAACTCTTCCCGCTCCCGGGCTGACATATACTTAGTTTCTTCCCTTAGGTAGATTGTCGCATCCATTATATCTTTTATTGAAATCTTTGAAGCTTCCTTTTTAAGAATCTTTAAAAGATCTCTTTTGGTCAACTTTTTGGGGATGCTGGTCTTTTCAAGCATTTAAAGCCACCTTGGGGTCTTGGAATGCTACGCACATGTCACATGTTGCATTCTTGTTGTCTTCTTGTTTTTCTTTGACTGGACAGTAAAAAACGCCCTTCTTTTTCCTTACAATAAAACCTCCAGGAAATGGCGTCCCTATAGGATGAAAAGGCTCCTCTTTTACAAAAGTAAAATAGAGTACAGATATTATAAGAATTTTTGATGCTTGCATCTCAAATAAACGACGGACGCAGTATATAAATTTTGCAAGATCAATTTTCTCTTCACTATGGAAACTTTTACTTTTAAGATCCATGAGGGGGTCCATGAAACTTTGCGTATACAATTTTATATACCTTTCTCTTAGAGGCTTGTTAACATAACGACATTCTTGCCTTATAGAACTACAGAATTCTATCACTTCATCTATACCAATATCCTTTGCTATTGTCTTGAGAAGTCTAAAAAGCTGTGATTTTGTTAATTTATCTTTTTGCATATTTTTTAACAGCAGCTGCCATTCTGGGGCCAATTCCATCAATTTTCTGCAGTTCATCTTCACTCACGTTCTCTAGGTTATATCCAAATGTTTTCACAAGTCTGCGGGCTCTTATACGGCCTAGTCTTTTCACCCCTACAACGAGTGGTATTATATCCTCTTTAACGCCATAATATAAGCGTGCCATTAATATGTCAAGTGCATGTGAATGGTCATATACTCCTGTGACTTCACATATTTCCTTGAAGAATTTTATGAGTTGGGATGCTTCATATGCTGCTCTACGGGTTGAAGCAGCATATACATTAAAGAGGTTTTCGATCTCATATTCGCTTCTTTCGTTTATCCATTCTATTAGGGATGCTGCGGTGGCCTCAATGTTGCCCACATCCATGACGAATATACCATGTTCTTGGAGTTTTTCGCGGACACTATCCTTGCCTTTACTGGTTTTGAATGATATGATTGGCATGTCAGGGGTTTTGCATATTTCATAGATTAGTTTGTATGTGTCGATTTCGTCCATTTCAGTTGCGAGGTGGCGGAGTTTTATACTTGTTTCAACACTATAATTGGAATTGGCTATGAGGAGTCCGAATGGCGTGGCCCTTAAACCTGAAGGGGTTGGTTTTATTATCTCGTTTTTGATGAGGAATTTTATTGAAGAGTTTATTTCATGTTCAAGACTATCAGCAAAGATGCTCATGTTGGGATTTTTGGTAAGCTGGTGGCCATAGAATGTTTGTTTAAAGAATTGGATCAGATCGCTGGGGTTGTCTGATAATCCTGCTGCTACTTGTCCTATTATCTGGTGGTAGACTGCATCCTTGTTTTCTATGAGTTTTGAGTTGGTGGGTTCTATTTCACCATGTATGTAGTATTCTTCTAGTTGGTATGCTTCTTCTGGGTTTTTTGCTATGAGATATGAGTATCCTACTTGGTCGTATTGTGGTCTGCCGGCTCTCCCTGACATTTGTTCATAATCAAATACTGGTATCCATTTGGGTCCTTGTCGGGTCCATCTTGTGTAGTCCCTTATGATGACGGTCTGGGATGGTAGGTTAACACCGTACATTAGACTAGGCGTTGCTGTGATCATGTATAGGTTGCCGTTTCTGAATTCATCTTCTATTATCTCTCTTTGTTTGGTGAATAAGCCTGCGTGGTGGAATGCGACACCTTCCTTTATGCAATTTGCGAGTTTGAGGCAGGTGAATGTTGGTGGTGATCCGCTTTTTTTTGGGATTTCAAGTATTTTATCAGCGACTTCGTTAAATATTTCTTTGGCCTCTTTGGGGATGCTTTTTTGTATTTTTTGGGATACGAATGTTGCTAGGGCTTCTGTGAATCTTCTTGTTGATACGAATACGAGGATTTGGTTTTCGTCTTTGATTGCTTCTTGTAATATCTTAACTATGGCTTCGTTTTTTTCTCGGGCATTTAACATGTCGAGAGTTAGGACTTCCTTGTAGAGTGGGACTGGGCGATAATCATGTTGTATCACCTTCGCATTTAACCATGCTGCTATCTCCTCGAGGTTGCTGAGGGTTGCTGAGAGTGCTATTATCCTTATTCTAGGATTTAAGGACATTAGCCGGGTGATTGCACATTCTATTGTGGGTCCTCGTGTATATTCTCCTATCATATGGAATTCGTCTATTATTAGTAGGTCTATCTCGTTTATCGTGTTCCATGAGAAGCGTGTTAGTATGTCGAATGATTCAAACACCATGACTGCAAGGTCTGAAGATCTCGGGTCTTTACCCACGGTGATGCCGTGCTTTTCAAGTTTTTTGAATTCTTTAATTTTCTCGTTTTGGATGGATATGAGTGGGACCGTGTAGATGACTTTTCCACCTTCTAGTATTGTTTTTATAGCGGCCATGAGGCCTAGTAGTGTTTTTCCGCTTGCTGTTGGTATTGCTAGTATATAATTGTGTTGGTTTTCGAGGTAGCCTTGTTTGATTGCTGCCTTTTGTGCAGGGTTTAGTTTTTCTATGGATGGGTAACAGTCTTTTATTATTTCCATAATGGCCTTTTTGGTGTTCATTTTTGTTCACTTTTCTTTTTTTCCACTACTTTTATATTTGATATCCTTGTATGTGGGTATTGACCTTTTTCGTCTTTTTCGAGGCTTTTTACCATATCCCATATTGTTAGAAGTGCTACGCTCACTCCTGTGAGGGCTTCCATTTCCACTCCGGTTTTGCCGTTGCATTTTACTGTTACCTTCACGGTTATTTTGTCGTCTAGGATTTTGAATTTCAATTTTGTGCTTGTTATGGGTAGTGGATGACATAATGGTATTATGTTCCATGTGTTTTTGATGGCGTTTATAGCAGCTATCTGGGCTGTTGCGAGCACGTTACCCTTTTCTATCCTCTTTTCTTTGATTAATTTTATCGTGTCTTCTTTGAGGCGTATTTCTCCTTCTGCAGTGGCTGTTCTTCTGGTTATGGGTTTGGAGGTCACGTCAACCATGTGGATGGATTCTTCATGCGTATGGGTTAATTTCATTATGATCACTAGTATGGGGTTTTTATGGTTGAAAATTTAGCAGCCTTTTTTAATCCATTTTTTCCTAGGCGTTTTCTCCCTTTTTCATCTGAAAGTAGTTTGTCTATTGCATCTGCTAGTTCTTTGGGGTTTTTGGGTTCTATGAGGATCCCCACACTTTCGTCCACTATTTCGGGTATGCCTCCAACTTTTGTGGCTATTATTGGTTTGGCCATTGCCATGGCTTCTAATAATACTATGGGGATTCCTTCAGAGACTGATGGTAGGACTATTATGTCTGCGGCGGCCATTATGTTATTTATATCTGTTCTGGGTCCTGTGAATATAACATCTTTGATGTTCTCTTTTTCGACTATATTTTTTAGTTTTTCTAACAGGGGTCCTCCACCTACTATCACTAACTTTGAGTCTCTTTTTAGGAGTTTTTTTGCTTTTAGTAGGTATTCAACACCTTTTTGTGGCACTAGATTACCTACGAATAGTATGATTGGTTTTTTTGTCCCTATTTCTTCTCTGAATGAGGTTTTAATTTGAGGGTTGAATATCTTTGTATCTACCATGTTATAAGTGACGATTATCTTCTTTTGGGGTATTCCTAGTTCCATGACTTTTTCAGCTAATTTTTTGCTTATAACAAGGACCTTTGAGGCTTTTTTGAGTATTAGTTTGATGATTGGTCTTAGTATGCTTTTGGAGGATAATATGAGGGCGTCTGATCCATGTACGGTTACGTAGTATGGTTTTTTTGTTATGATGGATCCTATTAGTGCTATGAGGCCTGGGGGGATTATATAGTGGGCGTGTATAATGTCGATGTTTTCTTTTCTGATTATTTTGATTAGTTTCTGTGTGGCTGTGAGTGTGAATATTAGCCCTCTTAGGCCTTTTATGTTTATTGTTGGGGCGGATGAGACTTTTATATTGTTTTTGTCCTCTATTTTTTCATGTGGGTATGTTAGGACGTTTATGTGGTATCCTTTTTCTTTTAGTTGTTTTGCTAGGTTGTAGGTGTGTGATGCTACTCCTCCGAGGTGTGGTGGGAATTTACCTATCATGATGACCTTTTTCAATGGACTTCCTCCTAGTTGAAGGTGTGATTTGGTTTTGTTTTAAAATTGGTGTTGAGTATTCTGCCCTTTAGGTTGAAGATTAGCACATCGAAATCCATAGGGTAGTTTTCTTTGCATTTTTTTCGTATTGATGATGCTATGCTATCGAATACTGGTTGTGTTAGTCCTGCTTCGTCTAATTCGGTTATCATTCTTTCTACTGTCCTTTTATTGAAAATTTTGACTAAAAGGCGTCTTGGGGCGCCGTTTAGTGCTGCATGGGCTGTTATTATTTCACGTCTTCCATCCGCCACACTGTTTTTTGTGTTGAATATCCCGGCGCTTATTTTTATGAGTTTACCTGCATGGCCTAGGAGTATGATCTTTTTAAAGCGTTTTTTAGCGGCTATTTTTAGCATGTATCCTGGGAAGTTGCCCATTTGTATTATTCTGTCTTCTTCAATGTTTTTGAAGTATTTTTTAGCTATTTTTTCTCCTATGTTACCTGGTACGAATACTATTTCCTTCCATCCTCTAGAGGCTGCTATGTTTATTTGGCATGCTAATGACTTTTTATATGCTTTTGAGGACATTGGACGTGCGATACCTGTTGTTCCAAGTATTGATATGCCCTCTTCTATTCCTAATCTGGGATTCATTGTTTTTTTAGCGATTTTCTTTCCCTTTGGTACTGATATTTTTACGGTAGCCCCTTCTCCTGGGGATAAGTATTTTTTTATATTTTCTTTTATCATCTTTTTTGGGGTGGGGTTAATTGCAGGTTCTCCAGGGGGGACTGGGAGTCCTGGTTTTGTCACTTTACCTACGCCCTCACCCCCTTTGATGGTAATCTTTGAGGAGTTATTTAATTGGACTGTTGCGATTATATCTATGTTCACTGTTACATCAGGGTCATTGTATGGTTTTTTTATGACTGATGCTCTTGCTTTATTCTCTGAAAGTTTTTCCACGCTTTTAATGTCTACTTTTAATTTGCCGTAGGGAGCGTCTACAGTAACCTTTTTGATATTGTTTTCGCCTTTTAAATGTAAAATAGAAGCAACTGCCGCTGCTGTGGCGGCAGTGCCTGTTGTTATACTGAAATTTTGGCTCTTTTTATTCATTAAAATCTTAAAAAGAAGATTCTTCCAATTCTTCCTTTATGGCTTCTATAAGCTCCTCTTTACTAGGAGCTCCTATAAATTTCAGGATACCATTCATGGCTATCGCTGGCACGGCCATTAAACCATATTCAATTGCTCTTTCTCTGTCAACCATCACATCTATTTGTTCAACTTCTATGGCATCACCAAATTCTTTTTTAGCCTCTTCAACCACTTCTAGTGCCATTGGACAATATGGGCATGTGGGTGATGTGAACACTTCAATCTTGACTACCATAAATATTAACCTCCATTTATCCTTTTTAAATTCTTGTTTCAATAAATACTTATCCCTTCAATAAGAGGATGCGACTATCAATCGCCATCAAAAAAAGTAAAAGGGTTATCATCCTCAAATGAACACAAGCGAATCCTATACACTAAAACGACAAATTTTCATCCTCATAAGTTAAGCGTTCCAACAAAAGGGCCTATTGATTTTAAAAAATAGGATTTTAAAAGCCCAACAATACAACAGTGATAATATAACTTAATAATCCCATAAGAATGAAAGAATCTGGAGTTTTCGGATGTTCATTAAAACTTTCGGGAAAAAATCCCACCCCAGATAATCTTTTTGAGCATTTTTCAAAGTTTAGAAAAAGCCTCCACTTACGGAGGTTGAAAAAATTTCATTCTTCTTAAAAAATATTATATAATATGAATAATAATGATAAATATTAGGGGGTGGAATGGTATAGTGAAAATAAAAGTTCGTTCACCCGGTTCGGCCACTATAATCAATGCTATCGCAACCGGTAAGGGTTCGGCCTTCGCTATCCAGCGCCATGTAACAGCAGAAGTTGAACTCATACCGGAAGGAATAAAATGTGTCTGTGAGGAGGACATCGACACGACCTTAATGAGAACATGCGCAAAATTAGTCCTTGAAAAATATAATATAACCAGCACCGGGTTAAAGATTAAAACCACATCTAACTTACCAGTAGCGTCAGGACTTTCAAGTAGCAGCGCAACCTCAAACGCAATAGTAATGGCCGCATCCAAGCTCATAGCAGAAGAATTTAGCCTAGAACCCCTTAAAAGATGGGAGATTCTCAATTTGGCTATTGATGCTTCCTTAAAAGCTGGGGTCACAATCACAGGAGCATTTGATGATGCCAGCGCTTCATTCTATGGTGGATTCACAATAACAGATAACCTTGAAAGGAAGATAATCAAAAGGGGACTCATGGAAAATCAAAAGATATTAATATATATGCCAAAGAGAAAATCCTTAACTGCAGAATCCAATGTTAAAAGGATGAAGATACTCGCACCCCTAGTAGAGATAGCTTTTAAAAAGGCCCTAGAAGGCGACCTATACAGGGCATTGACCTTAAATGGTATAATATACTGTGCAACACTAGGATTCAACCCAGAAGTTGCAGTGGACGCCCTAGAAGCGGGTGCGATCGCAGCAGGCTTATCAGGGACAGGACCAGCATTTGTCAGCATAACAAGAGAAGAAAAACAGGATGATATCATAGATGCATGGAGCTCCTATCCTGGGGATATAATCATAACAAGTGTTGACAACCAGGGCACACAGTTTAGGTGATCTCCAATGAGAAAATCAGAGGCCAGACAACTTTTAAAAAAATCCAGAGAAAAAATAGACCTTATAGACGAAAAAATATTAGAACTCATTTCTGAGAGAACCTCTTTGGCAAGGAATATAATAAAAGCAAAGATGGCTTTGAACATGGACATCTGGGATCCTGAAAGAGAAAAACAAATCGAAGAAAAGACGAGGAAAATCGCCAAAGAAAACAAAATCGATGAAGACAAACT is a genomic window containing:
- a CDS encoding DUF2115 domain-containing protein, translated to MLEKTSIPKKLTKRDLLKILKKEASKISIKDIMDATIYLREETKYMSAREREEFIKRFTKAFFNRMRDVKNEKDKKEYNRPVNTKRLIEFIEFLDEQLKNAKDKPEKCFQKIARIISVYATFIREEPIHPVGTRFPGGLMVKKRKNVYYCPVKEKQMDTPGALCRFCVSVQDPEVI
- a CDS encoding DUF2115 family protein; this encodes MELAPEWQLLLKNMQKDKLTKSQLFRLLKTIAKDIGIDEVIEFCSSIRQECRYVNKPLRERYIKLYTQSFMDPLMDLKSKSFHSEEKIDLAKFIYCVRRLFEMQASKILIISVLYFTFVKEEPFHPIGTPFPGGFIVRKKKGVFYCPVKEKQEDNKNATCDMCVAFQDPKVALNA
- a CDS encoding DEAD/DEAH box helicase, which codes for MNTKKAIMEIIKDCYPSIEKLNPAQKAAIKQGYLENQHNYILAIPTASGKTLLGLMAAIKTILEGGKVIYTVPLISIQNEKIKEFKKLEKHGITVGKDPRSSDLAVMVFESFDILTRFSWNTINEIDLLIIDEFHMIGEYTRGPTIECAITRLMSLNPRIRIIALSATLSNLEEIAAWLNAKVIQHDYRPVPLYKEVLTLDMLNAREKNEAIVKILQEAIKDENQILVFVSTRRFTEALATFVSQKIQKSIPKEAKEIFNEVADKILEIPKKSGSPPTFTCLKLANCIKEGVAFHHAGLFTKQREIIEDEFRNGNLYMITATPSLMYGVNLPSQTVIIRDYTRWTRQGPKWIPVFDYEQMSGRAGRPQYDQVGYSYLIAKNPEEAYQLEEYYIHGEIEPTNSKLIENKDAVYHQIIGQVAAGLSDNPSDLIQFFKQTFYGHQLTKNPNMSIFADSLEHEINSSIKFLIKNEIIKPTPSGLRATPFGLLIANSNYSVETSIKLRHLATEMDEIDTYKLIYEICKTPDMPIISFKTSKGKDSVREKLQEHGIFVMDVGNIEATAASLIEWINERSEYEIENLFNVYAASTRRAAYEASQLIKFFKEICEVTGVYDHSHALDILMARLYYGVKEDIIPLVVGVKRLGRIRARRLVKTFGYNLENVSEDELQKIDGIGPRMAAAVKKYAKR
- the moaC gene encoding cyclic pyranopterin monophosphate synthase MoaC, giving the protein MKLTHTHEESIHMVDVTSKPITRRTATAEGEIRLKEDTIKLIKEKRIEKGNVLATAQIAAINAIKNTWNIIPLCHPLPITSTKLKFKILDDKITVKVTVKCNGKTGVEMEALTGVSVALLTIWDMVKSLEKDEKGQYPHTRISNIKVVEKKKSEQK
- a CDS encoding glycosyltransferase — translated: MKKVIMIGKFPPHLGGVASHTYNLAKQLKEKGYHINVLTYPHEKIEDKNNIKVSSAPTINIKGLRGLIFTLTATQKLIKIIRKENIDIIHAHYIIPPGLIALIGSIITKKPYYVTVHGSDALILSSKSILRPIIKLILKKASKVLVISKKLAEKVMELGIPQKKIIVTYNMVDTKIFNPQIKTSFREEIGTKKPIILFVGNLVPQKGVEYLLKAKKLLKRDSKLVIVGGGPLLEKLKNIVEKENIKDVIFTGPRTDINNIMAAADIIVLPSVSEGIPIVLLEAMAMAKPIIATKVGGIPEIVDESVGILIEPKNPKELADAIDKLLSDEKGRKRLGKNGLKKAAKFSTIKTPY
- the cbiD gene encoding cobalt-precorrin-5B (C(1))-methyltransferase CbiD codes for the protein MNKKSQNFSITTGTAATAAAVASILHLKGENNIKKVTVDAPYGKLKVDIKSVEKLSENKARASVIKKPYNDPDVTVNIDIIATVQLNNSSKITIKGGEGVGKVTKPGLPVPPGEPAINPTPKKMIKENIKKYLSPGEGATVKISVPKGKKIAKKTMNPRLGIEEGISILGTTGIARPMSSKAYKKSLACQINIAASRGWKEIVFVPGNIGEKIAKKYFKNIEEDRIIQMGNFPGYMLKIAAKKRFKKIILLGHAGKLIKISAGIFNTKNSVADGRREIITAHAALNGAPRRLLVKIFNKRTVERMITELDEAGLTQPVFDSIASSIRKKCKENYPMDFDVLIFNLKGRILNTNFKTKPNHTFN
- a CDS encoding MJ0307 family thioredoxin, translating into MVVKIEVFTSPTCPYCPMALEVVEEAKKEFGDAIEVEQIDVMVDRERAIEYGLMAVPAIAMNGILKFIGAPSKEELIEAIKEELEESSF